The sequence ATAAATCCGGTCTATATAAAAGTCATATCCTAATAAATCTTGTATAAATCTCCAAGTTAATACTCTCGATCTTGACCAAGCTTTATGCAGATAAATTGTAGAACCGATAATTACCCCAAGTAAACTCGAAGATACTAATGCTGCTAATACATACCAATTAATACTGTCCCAAGTGGGTAACAAGTACCATTTCTGAAGCATCATAGGTACTAACAAAGTCATTATAGTCAGCGATACCATTGGTAATGCCATTGGCCAATGCACTTCGGGAGTTCGACGAGTTTTTTGTTGTGTTTCTCCCCAAAATGCTAATCTAAATACCCTTGTCAAATTCAAGGCTGTTAAACCGTTGACTATTACCAAAATTCCAATTACCCAGGGGCTAGTTAAAACAAAACCGTCAGCCCATGAGAGCATTGCCCAAAAACTTCCTAAAGGTAGCAGCGTTACCATACCCGCCGAACCCACAATAAAAGCTGTAGTGGTTGCAGGCATCCGCGACCATAATCCCCCCATCTCGGTTATATCCTGAGTGTGAGTAGTATAAATCACCGAGCCAGCACTCATAAATAATAAAGCTTTGGCTATACCGTGAGTCAATAATAAAAGCAGCGCTACACCACCTTGTTCCATACCTGCTGCCACAAACACTAAACCCATGTATGCACTAGTGGAATGGGATAATGTTCGCTTAATATCTATTTGAGCGATGGAAACTAAACTTGCTCCTACCGCAGTAACAGTACCGATAACTAGCAAAGCATCTAAAGCTACTGGCGATAAAGCTATAATCGGCTCTAACTTGTAAAGTACGTAAGCACCACCAGCAACTACTAAAGAATTTCGCAGTACAGAAGCTGGATTTGGTCCTTCCATTGCTTCGTCTAACCACAAATTCAGGGGAAACTGAGCGCATTTACCTATAGGTCCAGCAATCAATGCTAACCCCAATAAAGTCGAAGTTAGGGGGCTTAAATCTGCCGTCTGCGCCCATTCATATAAGTCGGAAAAATCCCAACTACCTGCCATCGTGCCAATAGTTACTACTCCCATTAGCAGCAACAAATCCCCTACTCGTTTGGTAAGAAATGCATCGCGTGCAGCAGTAACTACTAAGGGTTGAGCATACCAAAATCCGACCAATAGATAAGTTGAAAGAGTTAAAACTTCCAATACCATGTAGCTGAGCAATAAAGAATCGCTAATAGCTAAAGCAGTCAAAGCTGCTTCAAAGAAACCCATTAAAGCGAAAAATCTTGCTGTAGCCCAGTCTTTTTCCAAGTAGCCCAAGGCATAAATTTGTGCTAGCAAACTTAATCCGGCAATTAAAATCGTCGCACCAATACCTACTGACGATATATCTAATTCAAAAGCTAAATTTAAATCGCGGCACGAAAACCAATTAATAATATAAGTTTGTGGTGTACTACCTTCAACTTCTTTAAATACCAATAAACCATGAATTAAAGCTGCCGCAGTTGTCAGTATATTTAAATAAGCTGCCGGTCTTGGCCCAGTACGCTTAATTAAGCCTACCGTCCAAGGCAAAGTTAATAGCGCACCTACTAATCCATATAAAGGCAAAGCCCAACTAGTTGAAAACAAGAACTGATTCATATAAAATTGTCGCTACAAAAGCCTTTAAGATTTTTTCCTAAATTTGTCACTAAATCATGCAATATAAACCTGTATTCATGCAGTTCCATTTTTGATTCAAAGCTTGTTTATAGGTACTTTTTTTGAAAACAATCTCATCTAAAAAAACTCTTCTCCGAATAAGTGTTTTTGCTTCGTTCTGCGATTTTTACTAATTTCAGAATCCAAAATTATGTGTCTGATAAGAAAAATTTATATTTATTTTATATCTGTTTTGCACCAATGACAATCTTGGAAGAAAGACCGAATTAGAACTCTTTGAGATGACGGAGATTCCTCACTACTATATAATTTATGCTTGTACGAAGGCAGTTTGGGCAAATGTAATAAAGAAATTATAAAGCAGAAGTGACCACTCTAGAAACTGTAAAGTTCTAGACGACTGTAACTGACCCTCAAAGATATGTTAAGTTTTTTAAAATGCTTTTATTACAAACTATTATACTAATTTATATTGCAAGGGGTGCAAAGCTTTCATATGCTTAATTGAGAAGGCTTTTTTTTTAGCTCAAGATTGAGGGCTATATGCGTTCAAAAAACCTTCCCTCTAAGAGTACGAATCGAGTAAGTTGTTGGAGTCAGTAAATGCCTATAGCAGTTGGAATGATTGAAACCAAAGGTTTCCCAGCAGTCGTGGAAGCTGCGGATGCGATGGTGAAAGCCGCTCGCGTTACCTTGGTTGGTTATGAAAAAATCGGTAGTGCCCGCGTGACAGTAATTGTTCGGGGAGATGTTTCTGAAGTACAAGCTTCAGTTGCAGCAGGAATCGAAGCCGCTAGAAGAGTTAACGGTGGTGAAGTAGTTTCCACTCACATTATTGCTCGTCCCCATGAGAACCTGGAATATGTACTACCAATTAGGTACACCGAAGCAGTGGAGCAATTCCGAACTTAACGGCTTTTAATTAGTAAAAATTTTTGTGATATGCCCTGCATACTGGCTTTAATTGAGCTTGCTGCGCGAGCAAATTAATAACAAAAATAAGAAAAACGCCCCAAGTAACATCTGTTATTTTCTGTAAAAACTGATGGGTTGATTATATTCATTTAAAGTGTGGTAGTCAGTAACTCAAATAAGCACTTGGGAATTATTAGTTAAGCCTCCCAGGGCAAATCTAATCATTGCCTTTGTGTAGAGAAAAATAGACCGCCAAGTTTTTACTGTACAAATATTTGTACGGTTTTTTGAAGGCGGTTCCCTTCTTAAAACAAGAGCAGTTTTATTTTTAGGACAATTTTCGAGGATTAAAAGAAATGTCGATTGCAGTCGGAATGGTTGAAACTCTGGGTTTTCCAGCGGTTGTAGAAGCAGCAGACGCGATGGTGAAAGCCGCTCGTGTTACCTTGGTTGGATACGAAAAGATTGGTACCGGAAGAGTTACCGTTATTGTTCGAGGAGACGTATCTGAAGTCCAAGCTTCAGTTGGAGCAGGAATCGATTCAGTAAAGCGAGTAAACGGCGGACAAGTATTATCTACCCATATCATTGCTCGTCCTCACGAAAACCTCGAATACGTTCTACCGATTAGATATACCGAAGATGTAGAACAATTCCGGGAAAATGTGAACGCAATTCGTCCTTATGGTGGTAGACCGTAATTTTAATATCATACGAAAGGAATGCAAATTGCCAGAGTTCGCGGTACCGTATCTAGCACGCAAAAAGACCCAAGTTTTAGAGGAGTTAAACTGCTGCTGTTACAACTAATAGACGAAGAAGGACGTGTCCAGCCAGAATATGAAGTAGCAGCAGATGCCGTCGGTGCGGGAGTTGATGAGTGGGTACTTGTCAGTCGCGGTAGTGCTGCTCGTCAAGTTTATGGCAACGAACAGCGTCCAATTGATGCAGCAGTAGTAGCGATAATCGATACGGTTTACGTTGAAAATCGCCAAATCTACAGTAAGAAAGACCAATATCGATAGTTAGTTGTTAGTGAGACAGCGCTGTCTTGGGGGTTTCCCCCATGAGCGACTGCGTTAGCGAAGCGTCTCCCGGAGGGAGATACCCGAAGGGTGGATAGTTGTTAGTTGTTAGTAGGACAACTCATAACTCATAACTCCTAACTCCTAACTCCTAACTCCTAACTCCTAACTCATGACTAACAACACATTTGAGGAGAAATAAAGCTATGAGAGTCCGCACTATGACAGCGGCTCCCCCAACCCCTTGGTCGAATGATTTATCTGAACCGCGAATTCACGAGACTGCTTTCGTACACTCGTTTTCCCATATAATAGGCGATGTTGAAATCAGTTCTAATGTAATTGTTGCTCCAGGAAGTTCGGTGCGAGCGGATGAAGGAGCGCCGTTTTTTATAGGTGAAAACACTAATATTCAAGATGGCGTTGTTATACATGGCTTA comes from Rivularia sp. PCC 7116 and encodes:
- a CDS encoding NAD(P)H-quinone oxidoreductase subunit F, with the translated sequence MNQFLFSTSWALPLYGLVGALLTLPWTVGLIKRTGPRPAAYLNILTTAAALIHGLLVFKEVEGSTPQTYIINWFSCRDLNLAFELDISSVGIGATILIAGLSLLAQIYALGYLEKDWATARFFALMGFFEAALTALAISDSLLLSYMVLEVLTLSTYLLVGFWYAQPLVVTAARDAFLTKRVGDLLLLMGVVTIGTMAGSWDFSDLYEWAQTADLSPLTSTLLGLALIAGPIGKCAQFPLNLWLDEAMEGPNPASVLRNSLVVAGGAYVLYKLEPIIALSPVALDALLVIGTVTAVGASLVSIAQIDIKRTLSHSTSAYMGLVFVAAGMEQGGVALLLLLTHGIAKALLFMSAGSVIYTTHTQDITEMGGLWSRMPATTTAFIVGSAGMVTLLPLGSFWAMLSWADGFVLTSPWVIGILVIVNGLTALNLTRVFRLAFWGETQQKTRRTPEVHWPMALPMVSLTIMTLLVPMMLQKWYLLPTWDSINWYVLAALVSSSLLGVIIGSTIYLHKAWSRSRVLTWRFIQDLLGYDFYIDRIYRVTLVGAVAWLSKISAWSDRYLVDGFVNLVGFAAIFSGQGLKYSISGRSQGYLLTIIFGVSLIGLFISWSLGLLNNLPF
- a CDS encoding carbon dioxide-concentrating mechanism protein CcmK translates to MPIAVGMIETKGFPAVVEAADAMVKAARVTLVGYEKIGSARVTVIVRGDVSEVQASVAAGIEAARRVNGGEVVSTHIIARPHENLEYVLPIRYTEAVEQFRT
- a CDS encoding carbon dioxide-concentrating mechanism protein CcmK, producing the protein MSIAVGMVETLGFPAVVEAADAMVKAARVTLVGYEKIGTGRVTVIVRGDVSEVQASVGAGIDSVKRVNGGQVLSTHIIARPHENLEYVLPIRYTEDVEQFRENVNAIRPYGGRP
- a CDS encoding EutN/CcmL family microcompartment protein, with the translated sequence MQIARVRGTVSSTQKDPSFRGVKLLLLQLIDEEGRVQPEYEVAADAVGAGVDEWVLVSRGSAARQVYGNEQRPIDAAVVAIIDTVYVENRQIYSKKDQYR